A window of Polypterus senegalus isolate Bchr_013 chromosome 14, ASM1683550v1, whole genome shotgun sequence contains these coding sequences:
- the LOC120514282 gene encoding teashirt homolog 2 isoform X1: MPRRKQQAPKRAAVYMPDEDVNIEETAEGDESDNDGATEESCQDVKASSKELEDKELDNKSSCSFQNSPRSALSTQEVELESHLSDHSDRMADFKSSSPSKSHKEEDPSGPKLKEEMQNSLEKMRAAYANFLSDSYWAGIGLDLKSTSNPSGPSCDSTNGSSKSEFDWHQDALSKTLQQTLSPKPISKPNLFSSVHLYRQNSKPCGTVFTGASRFRCKDCSAAYDSLVELTVHMNKSGHYQDDNHNRKKDASTSCSKTRKRSLQDMEGKEDAQKVLKCMFCGHSFDSLQDLSVHMIKTKHYQKVPLKEPIPVIASKLVPPTKKRAYETARPCSPDSTTGISGYADSPKSSAFHLSNNNRYGYQNGASYTWQFETCKSQILKCMECGSSHDTLQQLTTHMMVTGHFIKVTSSASKKGKQLALDPIAVEKMQSLAEPPASDTQAVTDVGKTSPSIAGSEDLEIKKEGADVTDDMKVEEKGPNESKHEEGERKQEDAMFKYPYLREEDLEHEGEGGADILKSLANTVASAINKAQTGTPSWSAYPSIHAAYQLSGVIKSPLQPPAAQPLHLKQSFNSRLRPIAPKGKFYQNTSAIEPSNVFVKKEHCSASKRTDSPISNATVEAALDNHMQDELPVVLKRERVLGKDGSDSKESKPDLMEDNKKSQQSQPFTALNGSSGMCASMNDPPEVLSVNPLSALQSVLNNHLGKANKPSGPRPDSVLSAGTAAMLSKINRSLMEKPALAPVPPQASRLDNHFLFESSDQPIDLTKSKSTKSTPTSQAQSCTPVPQKHALSDIADMVKVLPKATTPKPSPPSRMPSVKLESDVRRFEDVSAEVYSVHKRKGRQSNWNPQHLLILQAQFASSLFQTSEGKYLLSDLGPQERMHIAKFTGLSMTTISHWLANVKYQLRKTGGTKFLKNMDTGHPIFYCNDCASQFRSPPAFISHLESHLGFQLKDMNKLPSEPQTQAEPEVPKGIGMGVRVAEAPVTEDDVDSKFKCKLCSRTFASNHAVKLHLSKTHSKSPENHSQYVEVDKE, from the coding sequence tgtacatGCCTGATGAAGATGTCAATATTGAGGAAACGGCTGAAGGAGATGAAAGTGACAATGACGGTGCCACAGAAGAAAGTTGCCAGGATGTTAAGGCCAGTTCAAAAGAGCTGGAAGACAAGGAATTGGATAACAAGAGTAGCTGTAGTTTCCAGAATTCCCCACGAAGTGCTCTGTCCACTCAAGAAGTGGAGCTGGAGTCTCACCTCAGTGACCACAGTGATCGGATGGCTGACTTCAAGAGCAGCTCTCCTTCTAAAAGTCACAAAGAGGAAGACCCGAGCGGCCCAAAACTGAAGGAAGAGATGCAAAACAGTCTGGAGAAAATGAGAGCAGCTTATGCCAACTTCCTTTCAGATTCCTACTGGGCAGGAATTGGCTTGGATCTCAAATCCACCAGTAACCCCAGTGGCCCGAGCTGTGACAGCACCAATGGGAGCAGCAAGAGTGAATTTGACTGGCACCAGGACGCTTTGTCAAAAACTCTGCAACAGACATTGTCTCCCAAACCCATCTCTAAGCCTAATCTTTTTAGTTCTGTCCACCTCTACCGACAGAACAGCAAACCGTGCGGGACTGTGTTTACAGGTGCCAGCCGCTTCAGGTGCAAAGACTGCAGTGCAGCTTACGACTCCTTGGTGGAGCTGACCGTGCACATGAACAAAAGTGGGCATTATCAGGACGACAACCATAACAGAAAGAAAGATGCATCAACCTCCTGTTCAAAGACACGGAAAAGGAGTTTGCAAGACATGGAGGGAAAAGAGGACGCCCAAAAGGTCCTCAAATGCATGTTCTGTGGCCATTCATTTGATTCACTTCAAGATTTAAGTGTCCATATGATCAAAACTAAACATTACCAGAAAGTGCCTTTGAAAGAACCAATTCCTGTCATTGCATCAAAGTTAGTCCCACCCACCAAGAAACGGGCTTATGAAACAGCTCGGCCTTGTTCACCAGATTCAACCACAGGAATATCAGGTTATGCAGATTCCCCTAAATCCTCTGCCTTTCACTTGTCCAATAACAACCGTTATGGCTACCAGAATGGAGCCAGTTACACATGGCAGTTTGAGACCTGCAAGTCTCAAATACTGAAGTGCATGGAGTGTGGAAGTTCTCACGATACACTTCAACAGTTAACTACTCATATGATGGTCACAGGTCATTTTATTAAAGTTACAAGTTCTGCATCCAAAAAGGGAAAGCAGTTAGCCCTCGATCCCATAGCTGTAGAAAAAATGCAGTCGTTGGCAGAGCCTCCGGCTAGTGATACTCAGGCTGTTACAGATGTGGGCAAAACATCACCAAGCATTGCAGGTTCAGAAGACTTGGAGATAAAAAAAGAAGGTGCTGATGTCACTGATGACATGAAAGTGGAAGAGAAAGGCCCTAATGAAAGTAAACATGAAGAAGGCGAGCGTAAGCAAGAAGATGCCATGTTCAAATACCCGTACCTCCGAGAAGAAGACCTAGAGCACGAGGGTGAGGGAGGAGCGGATATTCTGAAATCTCTGGCCAACACTGTGGCTTCAGCAATTAACAAAGCTCAAACTGGCACACCAAGCTGGAGTGCGTACCCCAGCATTCACGCTGCATATCAGCTGTCTGGAGTGATAAAGAGTCCCTTACAGCCACCAGCTGCCCAGCCACTTCACTTGAAGCAAAGCTTTAACAGCAGGTTGAGACCAATCGCtccaaaggggaaattttacCAGAACACTTCTGCCATCGAGCCCTCTAACGTGTTTGTCAAAAAGGAGCATTGCAGTGCCAGTAAGCGGACAGATTCTCCCATTTCCAACGCCACTGTGGAAGCTGCTCTAGACAACCACATGCAGGATGAATTACCCGTTGTCTTAAAACGAGAAAGGGTACTTGGGAAAGATGGAAGTGATTCAAAGGAAAGCAAGCCAGATCTTATGGAAGATAACAAGAAGTCTCAGCAGTCCCAGCCTTTCACTGCACTAAATGGCTCCAGTGGTATGTGTGCTTCCATGAATGACCCTCCCGAAGTTCTCAGTGTTAACCCACTTAGTGCTCTTCAGTCTGTTTTAAACAATCACTTGGGCAAAGCCAATAAGCCGTCCGGGCCAAGGCCTGATTCTGTGCTAAGTGCTGGCACGGCAGCCATGTTATCCAAAATTAACAGAAGCCTGATGGAAAAGCCTGCTTTGGCCCCAGTCCCGCCTCAAGCCAGCAGGCTAGACAACCATTTCCTTTTCGAAAGCAGTGACCAACCCATTGATCTGACCAAATCCAAAAGCACCAAAAGCACGCCAACCTCTCAAGCACAGTCATGCACTCCGGTACCGCAAAAGCACGCCCTATCCGATATTGCCGACATGGTGAAAGTTCTTCCAAAAGCTACTACCCCCAAACCCTCACCACCATCAAGGATGCCTTCTGTGAAGCTTGAAAGTGACGTGCGCCGCTTTGAGGATGTGTCAGCTGAAGTCTATTCTGTGCATAAGAGGAAAGGCAGGCAGTCCAACTGGAACCCCCAACACCTGCTCATTCTGCAGGCCCAGTTTGCATCTAGCCTCTTCCAGACCTCAGAAGGCAAGTATTTGCTGTCAGACTTGGGTCCTCAGGAACGAATGCATATTGCCAAGTTTACTGGACTTTCTATGACCACCATTAGTCACTGGCTGGCCAATGTCAAATATCAACTGAGAAAAACAGGAGGGACCAAATTCCTGAAGAACATGGACACTGGTCACCCAATTTTCTACTGTAATGACTGTGCCTCCCAGTTCAGGTCGCCCCCTGCTTTTATCAGCCATTTAGAGTCCCATCTGGGCTTTCAATTAAAAGACATGAACAAGCTTCCCTCAGAGCCACAGACGCAAGCAGAGCCGGAAGTGCCCAAAGGGATTGGAATGGGGGTACGGGTGGCAGAAGCCCCCGTCACAGAAGATGACGTGGACTCCAAGTTTAAGTGTAAGCTGTGCAGTCGAACATTTGCCAGCAATCACGCCGTCAAGCTGCACTTAAGTAAAACACACAGCAAATCCCCAGAGAACCACTCACAATATGTCGAAGTGGATAAAGAATAG
- the LOC120514282 gene encoding teashirt homolog 2 isoform X2 encodes MPDEDVNIEETAEGDESDNDGATEESCQDVKASSKELEDKELDNKSSCSFQNSPRSALSTQEVELESHLSDHSDRMADFKSSSPSKSHKEEDPSGPKLKEEMQNSLEKMRAAYANFLSDSYWAGIGLDLKSTSNPSGPSCDSTNGSSKSEFDWHQDALSKTLQQTLSPKPISKPNLFSSVHLYRQNSKPCGTVFTGASRFRCKDCSAAYDSLVELTVHMNKSGHYQDDNHNRKKDASTSCSKTRKRSLQDMEGKEDAQKVLKCMFCGHSFDSLQDLSVHMIKTKHYQKVPLKEPIPVIASKLVPPTKKRAYETARPCSPDSTTGISGYADSPKSSAFHLSNNNRYGYQNGASYTWQFETCKSQILKCMECGSSHDTLQQLTTHMMVTGHFIKVTSSASKKGKQLALDPIAVEKMQSLAEPPASDTQAVTDVGKTSPSIAGSEDLEIKKEGADVTDDMKVEEKGPNESKHEEGERKQEDAMFKYPYLREEDLEHEGEGGADILKSLANTVASAINKAQTGTPSWSAYPSIHAAYQLSGVIKSPLQPPAAQPLHLKQSFNSRLRPIAPKGKFYQNTSAIEPSNVFVKKEHCSASKRTDSPISNATVEAALDNHMQDELPVVLKRERVLGKDGSDSKESKPDLMEDNKKSQQSQPFTALNGSSGMCASMNDPPEVLSVNPLSALQSVLNNHLGKANKPSGPRPDSVLSAGTAAMLSKINRSLMEKPALAPVPPQASRLDNHFLFESSDQPIDLTKSKSTKSTPTSQAQSCTPVPQKHALSDIADMVKVLPKATTPKPSPPSRMPSVKLESDVRRFEDVSAEVYSVHKRKGRQSNWNPQHLLILQAQFASSLFQTSEGKYLLSDLGPQERMHIAKFTGLSMTTISHWLANVKYQLRKTGGTKFLKNMDTGHPIFYCNDCASQFRSPPAFISHLESHLGFQLKDMNKLPSEPQTQAEPEVPKGIGMGVRVAEAPVTEDDVDSKFKCKLCSRTFASNHAVKLHLSKTHSKSPENHSQYVEVDKE; translated from the coding sequence atGCCTGATGAAGATGTCAATATTGAGGAAACGGCTGAAGGAGATGAAAGTGACAATGACGGTGCCACAGAAGAAAGTTGCCAGGATGTTAAGGCCAGTTCAAAAGAGCTGGAAGACAAGGAATTGGATAACAAGAGTAGCTGTAGTTTCCAGAATTCCCCACGAAGTGCTCTGTCCACTCAAGAAGTGGAGCTGGAGTCTCACCTCAGTGACCACAGTGATCGGATGGCTGACTTCAAGAGCAGCTCTCCTTCTAAAAGTCACAAAGAGGAAGACCCGAGCGGCCCAAAACTGAAGGAAGAGATGCAAAACAGTCTGGAGAAAATGAGAGCAGCTTATGCCAACTTCCTTTCAGATTCCTACTGGGCAGGAATTGGCTTGGATCTCAAATCCACCAGTAACCCCAGTGGCCCGAGCTGTGACAGCACCAATGGGAGCAGCAAGAGTGAATTTGACTGGCACCAGGACGCTTTGTCAAAAACTCTGCAACAGACATTGTCTCCCAAACCCATCTCTAAGCCTAATCTTTTTAGTTCTGTCCACCTCTACCGACAGAACAGCAAACCGTGCGGGACTGTGTTTACAGGTGCCAGCCGCTTCAGGTGCAAAGACTGCAGTGCAGCTTACGACTCCTTGGTGGAGCTGACCGTGCACATGAACAAAAGTGGGCATTATCAGGACGACAACCATAACAGAAAGAAAGATGCATCAACCTCCTGTTCAAAGACACGGAAAAGGAGTTTGCAAGACATGGAGGGAAAAGAGGACGCCCAAAAGGTCCTCAAATGCATGTTCTGTGGCCATTCATTTGATTCACTTCAAGATTTAAGTGTCCATATGATCAAAACTAAACATTACCAGAAAGTGCCTTTGAAAGAACCAATTCCTGTCATTGCATCAAAGTTAGTCCCACCCACCAAGAAACGGGCTTATGAAACAGCTCGGCCTTGTTCACCAGATTCAACCACAGGAATATCAGGTTATGCAGATTCCCCTAAATCCTCTGCCTTTCACTTGTCCAATAACAACCGTTATGGCTACCAGAATGGAGCCAGTTACACATGGCAGTTTGAGACCTGCAAGTCTCAAATACTGAAGTGCATGGAGTGTGGAAGTTCTCACGATACACTTCAACAGTTAACTACTCATATGATGGTCACAGGTCATTTTATTAAAGTTACAAGTTCTGCATCCAAAAAGGGAAAGCAGTTAGCCCTCGATCCCATAGCTGTAGAAAAAATGCAGTCGTTGGCAGAGCCTCCGGCTAGTGATACTCAGGCTGTTACAGATGTGGGCAAAACATCACCAAGCATTGCAGGTTCAGAAGACTTGGAGATAAAAAAAGAAGGTGCTGATGTCACTGATGACATGAAAGTGGAAGAGAAAGGCCCTAATGAAAGTAAACATGAAGAAGGCGAGCGTAAGCAAGAAGATGCCATGTTCAAATACCCGTACCTCCGAGAAGAAGACCTAGAGCACGAGGGTGAGGGAGGAGCGGATATTCTGAAATCTCTGGCCAACACTGTGGCTTCAGCAATTAACAAAGCTCAAACTGGCACACCAAGCTGGAGTGCGTACCCCAGCATTCACGCTGCATATCAGCTGTCTGGAGTGATAAAGAGTCCCTTACAGCCACCAGCTGCCCAGCCACTTCACTTGAAGCAAAGCTTTAACAGCAGGTTGAGACCAATCGCtccaaaggggaaattttacCAGAACACTTCTGCCATCGAGCCCTCTAACGTGTTTGTCAAAAAGGAGCATTGCAGTGCCAGTAAGCGGACAGATTCTCCCATTTCCAACGCCACTGTGGAAGCTGCTCTAGACAACCACATGCAGGATGAATTACCCGTTGTCTTAAAACGAGAAAGGGTACTTGGGAAAGATGGAAGTGATTCAAAGGAAAGCAAGCCAGATCTTATGGAAGATAACAAGAAGTCTCAGCAGTCCCAGCCTTTCACTGCACTAAATGGCTCCAGTGGTATGTGTGCTTCCATGAATGACCCTCCCGAAGTTCTCAGTGTTAACCCACTTAGTGCTCTTCAGTCTGTTTTAAACAATCACTTGGGCAAAGCCAATAAGCCGTCCGGGCCAAGGCCTGATTCTGTGCTAAGTGCTGGCACGGCAGCCATGTTATCCAAAATTAACAGAAGCCTGATGGAAAAGCCTGCTTTGGCCCCAGTCCCGCCTCAAGCCAGCAGGCTAGACAACCATTTCCTTTTCGAAAGCAGTGACCAACCCATTGATCTGACCAAATCCAAAAGCACCAAAAGCACGCCAACCTCTCAAGCACAGTCATGCACTCCGGTACCGCAAAAGCACGCCCTATCCGATATTGCCGACATGGTGAAAGTTCTTCCAAAAGCTACTACCCCCAAACCCTCACCACCATCAAGGATGCCTTCTGTGAAGCTTGAAAGTGACGTGCGCCGCTTTGAGGATGTGTCAGCTGAAGTCTATTCTGTGCATAAGAGGAAAGGCAGGCAGTCCAACTGGAACCCCCAACACCTGCTCATTCTGCAGGCCCAGTTTGCATCTAGCCTCTTCCAGACCTCAGAAGGCAAGTATTTGCTGTCAGACTTGGGTCCTCAGGAACGAATGCATATTGCCAAGTTTACTGGACTTTCTATGACCACCATTAGTCACTGGCTGGCCAATGTCAAATATCAACTGAGAAAAACAGGAGGGACCAAATTCCTGAAGAACATGGACACTGGTCACCCAATTTTCTACTGTAATGACTGTGCCTCCCAGTTCAGGTCGCCCCCTGCTTTTATCAGCCATTTAGAGTCCCATCTGGGCTTTCAATTAAAAGACATGAACAAGCTTCCCTCAGAGCCACAGACGCAAGCAGAGCCGGAAGTGCCCAAAGGGATTGGAATGGGGGTACGGGTGGCAGAAGCCCCCGTCACAGAAGATGACGTGGACTCCAAGTTTAAGTGTAAGCTGTGCAGTCGAACATTTGCCAGCAATCACGCCGTCAAGCTGCACTTAAGTAAAACACACAGCAAATCCCCAGAGAACCACTCACAATATGTCGAAGTGGATAAAGAATAG